Proteins found in one Neurospora crassa OR74A linkage group II, whole genome shotgun sequence genomic segment:
- a CDS encoding endoglucanase, with translation MMYNTFTTGLVATLLAGAQIASAHIEMSYPPPFRSKFNPNADPGKIDYSMTAPLKDTGADYPCKGYQVDFGTPSGKSTATFVPGQTYNMTTAGTATHGGGSCQLSLSYDKGATFTVIESYIGDCPLAGKYDFTIPADAQSGDAIFAWTWHNRIGNREMYMNCAPVTIAANNKRDVAGAAFSTRPQIFVANVGNGCKTDENFDVQYPQPGPNVVKASDAPVKGPEGSCGASAAPAGGSDSGSGSGSGSGSGSGSGSGSGASSSSSVAAAPVTTSAAAQTSAAAGGNPGGIFITAPSDGSNQGGIFLPSATDIVNAPSSSAAAVVSSASVSVPAVATSAPAVATTQAPVQTTLQSIAKPSTTVVSAPAPIATGTAPGNGTGSGSGSGSTAGAYAVGTACTTEGAWNCIGGSSFQRCASGAWSAVTQMAAGTSCSAGESAQLKMIAKKHLGRYQRRHGYAHLSN, from the coding sequence ATGATGTACAACACCTTCACCACCGGTCTCGTGGCTACCCTGCTTGCAGGTGCTCAGATCGCCTCCGCCCACATCGAAATGTCCTATCCTCCCCCCTTCAGGTCCAAGTTCAACCCCAACGCCGACCCCGGCAAGATCGACTACTCCATGACGGCTCCCCTCAAGGATACCGGCGCCGACTATCCTTGCAAGGGCTACCAGGTCGACTTTGGCACTCCTTCCGGCAAGAGCACCGCTACCTTTGTCCCTGGCCAGACCTACAACATGACCACTGCCGGCACTGCCACCCACGGCGGCGGTTCTTGCCAGCTCTCTCTCAGCTACGACAAGGGCGCTACCTTCACCGTCATCGAGTCCTACATTGGTGACTGCCCTCTTGCTGGCAAGTACGACTTCACCATCCCTGCCGATGCTCAGTCCGGCGACGCCATCTTTGCTTGGACCTGGCACAACAGAATCGGCAACCGCGAGATGTACATGAACTGTGCCCCCGTCACCATCGCTGCTAACAACAAGCGTGACGTTGCTGGTGCCGCCTTCTCCACTCGCCCTCAGATCTTTGTCGCCAATGTCGGTAACGGCTGCAAGACCGACGAGAACTTTGACGTCCAGTACCCCCAGCCCGGCCCTAATGTTGTGAAGGCTTCGGATGCTCCCGTCAAGGGCCCTGAGGGCAGCTGCGGTGcctctgctgctcctgccgGTGGCTCTgactccggctccggctccggctccggctccggctctggctctggctctggctctggctctggtgcctccagctccagctctgtcgctgctgctcccgTCACCACCAGTGCTGCCGCTCAGACcagcgctgctgctggcggtaACCCCGGCGGTATCTTCATCACTGCTCCCTCCGACGGTTCCAACCAGGGCGgcatcttcctcccctctGCCACCGACATTGTCAACGCCCCTAGCTCCAGCGCCGCCGCTGTCGTGAGCTCCGCCTCTGTCTCCGTTCCCGCTGTCGCCACCTCTGCTCCTGCCGTCGCTACCACCCAGGCTCCCGTTCAGACCACCCTCCAGAGCATCGCCAAGCCCAGCACCACCGTCGTCAGTGCTCCCGCTCCTATTGCGACCGGCACCGCTCCCGGCAATGGCACTGGCTCTGGTTCTGGCTCCGGCTCTACTGCTGGCGCCTACGCTGTTGGCACCGCCTGCACCACCGAGGGCGCCTGGAACTGCATCGGCGGCTCCTCCTTCCAGCGCTGCGCCAGCGGCGCCTGGTCCGCCGTCACGCAGATGGCTGCCGGCACTAGCTGCTCCGCCGGCGAGAGCGCCCAGCTCAAGATGATCGCCAAGAAGCACCTTGGTCGTTACCAGAGGCGTCATGGGTATGCTCACCTCTCCAACTAA